In Mytilus edulis chromosome 13, xbMytEdul2.2, whole genome shotgun sequence, a single window of DNA contains:
- the LOC139499876 gene encoding uncharacterized protein, with protein sequence MKNQNISRMFLLLCILPVLGLAMNTDKQCPKNYIVRSSWKNKTEQDHYCCKKLEKNCTAGYYVEKCTSDFGEDKCMKCIGSTWLADETNSDSVHPCTKYDSCPIESKRVDYLPRSGCRAPCICDTDRNYFGYNGCNCQLFEGTCPTGTRLTLNGSCVDSRDAHQFNNLKPLKDAVVIPFSRQTNDTGHKAKSHPEENEWKIGRWVITVVAVVSLVVIICACKK encoded by the exons AATCAGAATATATCTCGCATGTTCCTCCTCTTGTGCATATTACCAGTGTTAGGCCTGGCAATGAACACGGATAAACAATGTCCAAAGAATTACATTGTGCGGTCATCCTGGAAGAACAAAACTGAACAAGATCATTATTGCTGTAAGAAGTTAGAGAAAAACTGTACAGCAG GATACTACGTGGAAAAATGCACCAGTGATTTTGGTGAAGATAAATGTATGAAGTGTATAGGTTCTACATGGTTAGCGGATGAGACCAATTCTGATAGTGTTCACCCTTGCACTAAGTACGATTCCTGTCCGATCG AGTCTAAGAGAGTTGACTATTTGCCAAGATCTGGTTGTAGAGCTCCATGCATATGCGACACAGACAGAAACTACTTCGGATACAATGGCTGTAATTGTCAATTGTTTGAAGGTACATGTCCAACAGGAACTAGATTGACACTAAATGGTTCATGTGTAGATTCAAG GGATGCACACCAATTCAACAATCTAAAACCACTTAAAGACGCAGTTGTGATACCATTTTCAAGACAAACAAACGATACAG GACATAAAGCAAAAAGTCATCCTGAAGAAAATGAATGGAAAATTGGGAG ATGGGTTATAACGGTGGTAGCTGTGGTTAGCTTAGTTGTAATAATCTGTGCATGCAAAAAATAA